A window of the Desulfobacterales bacterium genome harbors these coding sequences:
- the flaF gene encoding flagellar biosynthesis regulator FlaF, with amino-acid sequence MQTQAHSLKAYESVGKATQSGREIEAAVLTKAAIKLKECQDNWNAPDRDLKLDEALKYNQRIWSIFQSELSRDDHEMPKKLRLDILRLAAFIDKRIFETMAFPSPEKLNIVININNNLAAGLRGSPEQAL; translated from the coding sequence ATGCAGACCCAGGCCCACTCACTGAAAGCATATGAAAGTGTCGGCAAAGCCACCCAATCCGGTCGCGAAATTGAAGCGGCCGTGCTCACCAAAGCCGCGATAAAACTCAAGGAGTGCCAGGATAATTGGAATGCCCCGGACCGAGATCTGAAATTGGATGAAGCCCTTAAATACAACCAGCGCATCTGGAGTATTTTCCAAAGCGAGCTGTCGCGCGACGATCACGAGATGCCCAAAAAATTGCGTCTCGATATTCTGCGCCTGGCGGCCTTTATCGATAAGCGTATTTTTGAAACCATGGCATTTCCGTCACCTGAAAAACTGAATATCGTCATCAATATCAACAATAATCTGGCTGCCGGGCTAAGAGGATCGCCTGAACAGGCACTTTAG
- a CDS encoding tetratricopeptide repeat protein, with protein MPEKAFELNSKLMSSTEIDAIDLSAILQRGLKLHQHGELEQAENDYRKILHAKPGHADALHLLGVICHQRQDNTTAIDLISRAIDVIPHQPIYHANLGNALRDSGHYQRAIDSYYKALQFKPDLVEIHINLGIALHQLAEFERAETAYRQAITLKPDSVEAHYNLGNTLKEQQRFNDAITCYRQALRINPNFLEAHYNLANVLEKQGCYDDAIDCLNQCLRIHPQWAEAYNNLGNLVKRQGLYEQAFSHYQMAVKLKPGLYAAQNNLGNALKDQGYYPEAIACYQKSLQAHPQYAEAHLNLGICLAELDRPAEAVDHFHEATRIHPEFAEAHNYMGLTLAEMGKRDAAIDCFKKAIEINQAYTEAYSYLMYELQYACDWQQLQIYLQRFDRLRRQDTRDHLMLAEPPFLQMARQSDPLQQLDNARLWCRKCAQPLPNSTLGFSFESRRQKTGKLTVGYLSGDFHDHATAHLMRSLFGLHDRDKFNICTYSYGPNDHSVYRKQICEQSDQFVDIHMWSHIDAASRIYDDGVDILVDLKGHTKGARLGILAHRPAPVQVHYLGYPGTTGADFIDYLISDRIVTPIEQSSFYSECLVFMPSSYQVNDHHQKIAARIWTKKELGLPETGCVFSSFNLPYKIDPLMFDCWMRILKQVPDSVLWLFKGGETTTHNLQHQACIRGVDPCRLVFGEKLPKAEHLARLQLSDLTLDTRIVNGHTTTSDSLWAGVPVITLMGDQFATRVSASLLGAVGLSDLVVDDLDAYEQLAVRLGSQHTERQSIKMQLSANRLTTPLFDTPEFIGHLETAYQKMWSIFREGRAPRQIEIVAD; from the coding sequence ATGCCTGAGAAAGCCTTTGAATTGAATTCCAAGCTCATGTCTTCAACGGAGATCGACGCCATAGATCTGTCCGCCATACTGCAACGCGGTTTAAAACTTCATCAGCATGGTGAATTAGAGCAGGCCGAAAACGATTACCGCAAGATTCTGCATGCCAAACCCGGACATGCGGACGCGTTGCATCTGCTTGGTGTGATCTGCCATCAACGGCAAGATAATACAACCGCTATTGATTTAATTAGCCGTGCTATCGACGTTATTCCTCATCAGCCTATTTATCACGCCAACCTGGGCAATGCTTTGCGCGACAGCGGCCACTACCAGAGGGCGATTGACAGCTATTATAAAGCGCTGCAGTTCAAGCCGGATTTGGTTGAAATCCATATTAACTTGGGTATCGCCTTGCATCAATTAGCCGAGTTTGAGCGTGCGGAAACCGCCTATCGCCAGGCGATCACTTTAAAGCCTGACAGTGTCGAAGCCCATTACAATCTGGGCAACACCCTCAAAGAGCAGCAGCGATTCAATGACGCCATAACCTGCTATCGGCAGGCATTGCGCATCAATCCAAATTTTTTAGAGGCCCACTATAACTTAGCCAACGTGTTGGAAAAGCAAGGGTGCTATGATGATGCCATTGATTGTCTAAACCAATGTTTGCGTATCCATCCTCAATGGGCCGAGGCCTATAATAATCTAGGCAATCTTGTTAAGCGCCAGGGCCTATATGAGCAGGCATTTTCGCATTACCAAATGGCCGTTAAGCTGAAACCCGGTCTTTATGCCGCTCAAAATAATTTGGGCAATGCGCTTAAAGATCAAGGCTATTATCCTGAGGCAATTGCCTGCTATCAAAAATCGCTGCAGGCTCACCCCCAGTATGCCGAAGCGCATTTAAATTTAGGGATATGCCTGGCTGAATTAGATCGCCCGGCCGAAGCCGTCGATCATTTTCACGAAGCCACCCGCATACACCCGGAATTTGCAGAAGCTCACAATTATATGGGGCTAACACTGGCTGAAATGGGAAAGCGAGACGCGGCCATTGATTGCTTTAAAAAAGCGATTGAGATTAACCAGGCCTACACTGAGGCATACAGTTATCTGATGTATGAGTTGCAGTATGCCTGTGATTGGCAACAGCTGCAGATCTATTTGCAAAGATTCGACCGGTTAAGGCGCCAAGACACTCGTGATCACCTCATGCTGGCTGAGCCACCCTTTCTTCAGATGGCACGGCAATCAGATCCGCTGCAGCAGCTGGACAATGCCCGACTGTGGTGCCGAAAATGCGCACAGCCCCTTCCAAATTCAACATTAGGGTTTTCATTTGAATCCCGACGACAAAAAACCGGCAAACTGACGGTGGGCTATCTTTCCGGTGATTTTCATGATCATGCCACCGCCCATTTGATGCGCAGTCTTTTCGGTCTTCATGACCGAGACAAATTTAACATTTGTACATACTCATATGGTCCGAACGATCACAGTGTTTATCGAAAACAAATATGTGAACAAAGTGATCAATTTGTGGACATCCACATGTGGTCTCATATTGATGCGGCTAGTCGGATTTACGACGACGGCGTCGATATTTTAGTCGACCTAAAAGGGCATACAAAAGGGGCCCGGCTGGGCATACTGGCGCATCGCCCGGCGCCGGTTCAAGTTCACTATTTGGGGTATCCGGGCACGACCGGTGCCGATTTCATTGATTATCTGATCAGCGACAGAATCGTCACGCCGATTGAACAGTCATCTTTTTATAGCGAATGCCTTGTTTTTATGCCTTCCAGCTATCAGGTCAATGATCACCATCAAAAAATTGCTGCCCGCATCTGGACAAAAAAAGAATTGGGGCTGCCGGAGACAGGGTGTGTGTTCAGTTCATTTAATTTGCCGTATAAAATAGATCCGCTGATGTTTGATTGCTGGATGCGCATATTGAAACAAGTTCCAGACAGTGTCTTGTGGCTGTTTAAAGGCGGTGAAACAACGACACATAATCTCCAACATCAAGCCTGCATCAGAGGCGTTGATCCATGTCGGCTGGTATTTGGCGAAAAATTGCCCAAAGCCGAGCATCTGGCGCGGCTGCAGTTGTCCGATCTGACACTGGACACCCGAATTGTCAACGGACACACAACCACCAGCGATTCATTGTGGGCTGGTGTACCGGTAATTACCCTGATGGGGGATCAATTTGCAACGCGAGTTTCAGCCAGTTTGCTGGGTGCCGTCGGACTATCTGATTTGGTCGTGGACGATTTAGACGCTTACGAACAACTGGCCGTTCGATTGGGCTCCCAGCATACAGAACGTCAAAGCATCAAAATGCAATTGTCAGCGAACCGATTGACAACCCCCTTGTTTGATACGCCTGAGTTTATCGGTCATCTGGAGACAGCTTACCAAAAAATGTGGTCTATATTCAGGGAAGGAAGGGCTCCACGGCAAATTGAAATTGTTGCGGACTAG